In Romboutsia lituseburensis, a genomic segment contains:
- a CDS encoding DUF5986 family protein encodes MDKMQLDIQLITKSVKKVYDKDMIEFHKHYNLTTRNGDPGMRWDFINTNIEENFKEEIYKTLLVKRGYWNQIVIYNIHDKRLYFVMRENRYKDVKKDKKRKKLHLIQILGSVNEKDKSEASIILKQKLPEYVSKAKEYVLITYEYNENNGKCDFIGRKITSKFKCNYKKEWNSDLDLEKAN; translated from the coding sequence ATGGATAAAATGCAACTTGACATACAGCTTATAACAAAAAGTGTAAAAAAAGTATATGATAAAGATATGATAGAATTTCATAAACATTATAATTTAACGACTAGAAATGGTGACCCAGGTATGAGGTGGGATTTTATAAATACTAATATAGAAGAAAATTTTAAAGAAGAGATTTATAAAACATTATTAGTTAAAAGGGGGTATTGGAACCAGATAGTTATATATAATATCCATGATAAAAGATTATATTTTGTTATGAGAGAAAATAGATATAAAGATGTTAAAAAAGATAAGAAAAGAAAAAAATTACATTTAATACAGATATTGGGGTCAGTAAATGAAAAAGATAAAAGTGAGGCCTCTATAATTCTTAAACAAAAGCTACCAGAGTATGTTTCTAAAGCTAAGGAATATGTATTAATAACTTATGAGTATAATGAAAATAATGGTAAGTGTGATTTTATAGGTAGAAAAATAACATCTAAATTTAAATGTAATTATAAGAAAGAATGGAATAGTGATTTGGATTTAGAAAAAGCAAATTAA